One stretch of Amycolatopsis sp. NBC_00345 DNA includes these proteins:
- a CDS encoding PP2C family protein-serine/threonine phosphatase: MVNEQSRFTLRYAAGSDTGRRRRINEDSVYASGRLLAVADGIGGQPHGEVASATAVGVLASLDTELGSLDLTSLDLGATLADGVRRIDERLGEVAEADPATHGMGTTLTALLFDGVHFAAAHIGDSRGYLLRDGDLHRLTHDHTLVQALVEDGRISQADAADHPRRSLLMKALLSTGSGEPDVWTFTPHPGDRYLLCSDGLTAGADEPSIRDVLEAGTPAEVVPALIALANEGGGPDNITVVVADVAEAG; the protein is encoded by the coding sequence ATGGTTAACGAGCAATCCCGGTTCACCCTGCGGTACGCCGCGGGCTCCGACACCGGGCGACGACGCCGGATCAACGAGGATTCCGTCTACGCCAGCGGGCGCCTGCTCGCCGTCGCCGACGGTATCGGTGGTCAGCCCCACGGTGAAGTGGCCAGCGCGACGGCGGTCGGGGTGCTCGCGAGCCTGGACACGGAGCTGGGCTCACTCGACCTGACCTCGCTCGACCTCGGCGCCACCCTCGCCGACGGCGTGCGGCGCATCGACGAGCGGCTCGGCGAGGTCGCGGAGGCCGACCCGGCCACCCACGGCATGGGCACCACCCTGACCGCCCTGCTGTTCGACGGCGTCCACTTCGCCGCCGCCCACATCGGCGACTCGCGCGGCTACCTCCTGCGCGACGGCGACCTGCACCGGCTCACCCACGACCACACCCTCGTCCAGGCACTGGTCGAGGACGGCCGCATCTCCCAGGCCGACGCGGCCGACCACCCGCGCCGCTCGCTGCTCATGAAGGCCTTGCTGAGCACCGGATCGGGCGAACCGGACGTCTGGACGTTCACCCCGCACCCGGGCGACCGCTACCTGCTGTGCTCCGACGGCCTCACCGCCGGCGCCGACGAGCCGTCCATCCGCGACGTCCTGGAGGCCGGCACCCCCGCCGAGGTCGTCCCGGCCCTCATCGCACTGGCCAACGAAGGCGGCGGCCCGGACAACATCACCGTCGTCGTCGCCGACGTCGCCGAGGCCGGGTAA
- a CDS encoding tyrosine-type recombinase/integrase, translated as MAADLWEETGYVFTKPTGQPLVPNTDYHHWKELLRDAKVGERRLHDARHTAATVLLLLEVPERTVMSIMGWSSTAMAARYQHVTDRIRRGVAGRVDGLIWAAPDDVADDGEEAPEVA; from the coding sequence TTGGCGGCCGACCTTTGGGAGGAGACCGGCTACGTCTTCACCAAGCCGACCGGTCAACCGCTCGTGCCCAACACCGACTACCACCACTGGAAGGAGCTGCTGCGCGACGCCAAGGTGGGAGAGCGGCGGCTTCACGACGCCCGGCACACCGCCGCGACGGTTCTCCTGCTGCTGGAGGTCCCGGAGCGGACCGTCATGTCCATCATGGGGTGGTCCAGCACGGCCATGGCCGCGCGCTACCAGCACGTGACCGACCGCATCCGCCGGGGCGTAGCCGGCCGGGTCGACGGGCTGATCTGGGCAGCGCCGGACGACGTGGCGGACGACGGCGAAGAGGCGCCGGAGGTGGCCTGA
- a CDS encoding serine/threonine-protein kinase: MLIADRYEVDELPLGRGGMGAVHRGHDRRLGRRVAIKLLRLPGRDEELEERFAREARILATLDHAGVPALYDFGTHDDRLFQVMQFVEGVTVADLLAEHGPLPVPWAAAIAAQAAAVLSAAHTRSVCHRDLKPANLMLCPDGSVKVMDFGLAVLREADVARFTRAGQLLGTPSYMAPEQIQRGLAEPRSDLYALGCVLHEMLTGYQLFTGPTAYAVFDKQVKDAPPAVLGVPAALNAVLASTLAKDPEERPAGADVLYARLTPFVRDLPPLPGFLHPATVPSPARMYARMVGRMPS, encoded by the coding sequence ATGCTCATCGCCGATCGTTATGAGGTCGACGAGCTGCCGCTGGGCCGCGGCGGGATGGGGGCCGTGCACCGCGGGCACGACCGGCGGCTCGGCCGGCGCGTCGCGATCAAGCTGCTACGGCTGCCGGGGCGCGACGAAGAGCTTGAAGAACGCTTCGCGCGCGAAGCCCGGATCCTCGCGACGCTCGACCACGCGGGCGTCCCGGCGCTGTACGACTTCGGCACTCACGACGACCGGTTGTTCCAGGTCATGCAGTTCGTCGAGGGGGTGACGGTGGCCGATCTGCTGGCCGAGCACGGCCCGCTGCCGGTCCCGTGGGCGGCGGCGATCGCGGCCCAGGCCGCCGCCGTGCTGTCCGCGGCGCACACGCGTTCGGTGTGCCACCGCGACCTCAAACCGGCCAACCTCATGCTCTGCCCCGACGGCAGCGTGAAGGTGATGGACTTCGGTTTGGCTGTACTGCGTGAAGCCGACGTCGCCCGCTTCACGCGCGCTGGGCAGCTGCTGGGTACGCCGTCCTACATGGCGCCGGAGCAGATCCAGCGCGGGCTCGCGGAGCCGCGAAGCGATCTGTACGCGCTGGGCTGTGTACTGCACGAGATGCTCACCGGCTACCAGCTCTTCACCGGCCCCACTGCGTACGCGGTCTTCGACAAGCAGGTGAAGGACGCTCCGCCGGCCGTGCTCGGCGTGCCGGCCGCGCTGAACGCCGTGCTCGCCTCGACGCTGGCGAAGGACCCCGAAGAACGGCCGGCCGGCGCGGACGTGCTGTACGCGCGCCTCACGCCGTTCGTCCGTGACCTGCCGCCGCTGCCCGGTTTCCTCCACCCGGCGACCGTGCCGAGCCCGGCCCGGATGTACGCGCGGATGGTCGGCCGGATGCCGTCCTGA
- a CDS encoding N-6 DNA methylase yields the protein MEDDAAVSAADIARLAGVRRAAVSNWRRRHGDFPRPVGGTASSPLFSLPEVQAWLRGRGRPFELAPIDRAWQQLRALGDDLELGARVAAAGAYLAHPGPRADDDPDLRAMLTRLAVDKGAAWTFEQLCERYFEAHSRRLSPTPPEYADLMVRLTGARGTTVLDPACGFGSLLLASGAKSARGQDSDVTTAKIAALRLQLRGVDTEVHATDALREDAFAGQEADVVLCDPPFNERAWGQEELIGDARWEYGLPPRGESELAWVQHCLAHAKPGGAVAILMPGAAAGRRSGKRIRANLLRAGALRAVVTFASGGPDLWLLTRPVPGERPPGTALIAEADVAEVEPRWRAYLERPEATGERIIDLLDDDVDLTPALRRTAREDSGQAFLAAQQLFDNAGLRLPPLEPAAEELVYTTVGELVKSGALQVWHAPPRTADGDEPLLTADDVLAGGPPTGRAAPDEAAVTAHRGDVVASVTGAVGVHNGQPVRLGPSLSLYRVDPRRLDAEFLAGCLRAADFPVHSASTRIDARRLKVPRYPLETQRAYGAAFRALAEFDRALRTTAEIGRDLVRLGFAALAEGRLRPGAG from the coding sequence ATGGAAGACGACGCGGCTGTCAGCGCCGCTGACATCGCCCGGCTGGCGGGTGTGCGCCGGGCCGCGGTGAGCAACTGGCGGCGCCGCCACGGCGACTTCCCCCGGCCGGTGGGCGGCACCGCTTCCAGCCCGCTGTTCTCCCTGCCCGAGGTCCAGGCCTGGTTACGCGGCCGCGGCCGCCCGTTCGAGCTCGCCCCGATCGACCGCGCGTGGCAGCAGCTGCGTGCCCTCGGCGACGACCTGGAGCTGGGGGCCAGGGTCGCCGCCGCCGGAGCGTACCTGGCGCACCCCGGGCCGCGGGCCGATGACGACCCCGATCTGCGAGCGATGCTGACCCGGCTGGCCGTGGACAAGGGCGCGGCGTGGACGTTCGAGCAGCTCTGCGAGCGCTACTTCGAGGCCCACTCCCGCCGTCTCTCGCCGACGCCGCCCGAGTACGCCGACCTGATGGTCCGGCTCACCGGCGCGAGGGGGACCACCGTGCTGGACCCCGCGTGCGGCTTCGGCTCTCTGCTGCTGGCCAGCGGCGCGAAGAGCGCGCGTGGCCAGGACAGTGACGTCACCACCGCGAAGATCGCCGCCCTCCGGCTACAGCTGCGTGGGGTCGACACCGAAGTCCACGCCACCGACGCGCTCCGGGAGGACGCCTTCGCCGGTCAGGAGGCCGACGTCGTGCTGTGCGACCCGCCGTTCAACGAACGTGCGTGGGGCCAGGAAGAGCTGATCGGCGACGCGCGCTGGGAGTACGGCCTGCCGCCGCGCGGTGAATCCGAGCTGGCGTGGGTCCAGCACTGCCTGGCGCACGCGAAGCCGGGCGGCGCGGTCGCGATCCTGATGCCCGGCGCCGCCGCGGGACGGCGCAGCGGCAAGCGGATCCGCGCGAACCTGCTGCGGGCCGGCGCGCTGCGCGCGGTGGTCACCTTCGCGTCCGGCGGCCCTGACCTGTGGCTGCTCACGCGCCCGGTGCCCGGGGAGCGCCCGCCCGGCACCGCGCTGATCGCCGAGGCCGACGTCGCCGAGGTCGAACCGCGGTGGCGCGCGTATCTCGAGAGACCGGAGGCCACCGGCGAGCGGATCATCGACCTGCTCGACGACGACGTTGACCTCACGCCCGCGCTGCGCCGCACCGCGCGTGAGGACTCGGGCCAGGCTTTCCTTGCCGCACAACAGCTTTTCGACAACGCCGGGCTCCGGCTGCCACCGCTGGAGCCGGCCGCCGAAGAACTCGTGTACACCACCGTCGGCGAGCTGGTGAAGTCCGGCGCGCTCCAGGTGTGGCACGCCCCGCCGCGCACCGCCGATGGGGACGAGCCGCTGCTCACCGCCGACGATGTGCTGGCCGGCGGCCCGCCCACCGGCCGCGCAGCGCCCGATGAGGCGGCCGTGACGGCACACCGGGGTGACGTCGTCGCGTCCGTCACCGGCGCCGTCGGTGTCCACAACGGACAACCGGTGCGGCTGGGCCCGTCGCTTTCGCTCTACCGCGTGGACCCCCGGCGGCTCGACGCCGAGTTCCTGGCCGGCTGCCTGCGCGCCGCCGACTTTCCCGTGCACAGCGCCTCCACTCGCATCGACGCGCGCCGGCTCAAGGTGCCGCGGTACCCGCTCGAGACTCAGCGGGCGTACGGGGCCGCGTTCCGCGCGCTCGCGGAGTTCGACCGGGCGCTGCGGACGACGGCGGAAATCGGCCGTGACCTGGTCCGGCTAGGCTTTGCCGCGCTTGCCGAAGGACGGCTGCGGCCCGGTGCCGGGTGA